A region from the Sulfitobacter sp. D7 genome encodes:
- a CDS encoding flavin reductase family protein, whose amino-acid sequence MFYRPEDGHGLPHNPFNAIVSPRPIGWISSRDGQGRDNLAPYSFFNAVAYVPPQVMFASTSAKEDVDGTKDSVANIRETGVFCVNVVEYAARDVMNVTSATLPHGEDEFARAGIDKAECEQIACARVANAPASLECKLTQIVQLPGEANFAVFGEVVGVHMRDDCVVDGRFDVTQFQPLSRLGYRDYTVVRDVFELKRPDD is encoded by the coding sequence ATGTTCTATCGTCCCGAAGACGGCCATGGTCTGCCGCATAATCCGTTCAACGCCATCGTCAGCCCCCGCCCCATCGGCTGGATCTCCAGCCGTGACGGTCAGGGCCGCGACAACCTCGCGCCCTATTCTTTCTTTAACGCTGTGGCCTATGTGCCGCCGCAGGTGATGTTCGCCTCGACCAGCGCCAAGGAAGACGTGGACGGCACCAAGGATTCCGTGGCCAACATCCGCGAGACCGGGGTGTTTTGCGTAAACGTGGTGGAATATGCGGCGCGCGACGTGATGAACGTGACCTCGGCCACCCTGCCCCATGGCGAAGACGAATTCGCGCGCGCCGGGATCGACAAAGCCGAATGCGAACAGATCGCCTGCGCGCGGGTGGCCAATGCGCCTGCCAGCCTCGAATGCAAGCTGACGCAGATCGTGCAACTGCCGGGAGAGGCGAACTTCGCGGTTTTCGGTGAGGTCGTGGGCGTGCATATGCGCGATGATTGTGTGGTGGACGGACGGTTTGACGTGACGCAGTTCCAGCCGCTGTCGCGTCTGGGCTATCGCGATTACACGGTGGTGCGGGATGTGTTCGAGTTGAAGCGGCCGGATGATTGA
- a CDS encoding SulP family inorganic anion transporter: protein MRATLHNFAKNLDVTDLRWMPDDGFSIGRLRIELLSGLTVALALVPEAVAFAFVAGVHPLVGLYAAFLVGLITALIGGRPGMISGATGALAVVMVALVAQHGVEYLFATVVLMGLLQIFAGVMQWGKFIRLVPHPVMLGFVNGLAIVIFLAQMSQFKVPGTMVDTGHGMGGGEWLSGQPLYLMLALVAATMAIIWITPRITKLIPAPLAGIGVIAALVIGFGLDVPRVGDLASIQGGLPSLHIPMVPLTWETFEIILPYAVILAAIGLIESLLTLNLVGDLTGKRGGASQECIAQGVANTVTGFFGGMGGCAMIGQSMINVKSGGRTRVAGIAAAVFLLLFILVGSSVIELIPLAALVGVMFMVVIGTFAWNSLTILRKVPLIDAFVIILVTVVTVMEDLAVAVVVGVIVSALAYAWNNARRIHASTRQSVREEGAKVYEIHGPLFFGSSDGFAELFDVENDPEVVIVDFADSRVVDQSALQAIEAMAAKYEAAGKRLQLRHLSRDCHRLLTKAGHLMVDSDDDPDYELAVDYDVRTGVLGGH from the coding sequence ATGCGCGCCACGCTGCACAATTTTGCCAAGAACCTTGATGTGACCGATCTGCGTTGGATGCCGGATGACGGTTTCTCCATCGGGCGGCTGCGCATCGAATTGCTGTCGGGGCTGACCGTGGCGCTGGCCTTGGTGCCCGAAGCGGTGGCTTTTGCTTTTGTCGCCGGGGTACACCCTCTGGTCGGGCTTTATGCCGCCTTCCTCGTTGGTCTCATCACCGCGCTGATCGGTGGTCGGCCGGGTATGATCTCGGGCGCCACAGGCGCGCTGGCGGTGGTCATGGTGGCCTTGGTGGCGCAGCATGGGGTTGAATACCTCTTTGCCACCGTGGTGCTGATGGGGCTTTTGCAGATCTTCGCAGGGGTCATGCAGTGGGGCAAGTTCATCCGGCTGGTGCCGCATCCGGTGATGTTGGGCTTCGTCAACGGCCTTGCCATCGTGATTTTCCTTGCCCAGATGAGCCAGTTCAAAGTGCCCGGCACCATGGTCGATACCGGCCACGGCATGGGCGGTGGCGAATGGCTTTCGGGCCAGCCGCTCTACCTGATGCTGGCGCTGGTGGCGGCAACCATGGCGATCATCTGGATCACCCCGCGCATCACCAAACTGATCCCCGCGCCGCTTGCGGGCATCGGGGTGATTGCCGCTCTGGTGATCGGTTTCGGCCTCGACGTGCCGCGGGTGGGCGATCTGGCTTCGATCCAAGGCGGACTGCCGAGCCTGCATATCCCCATGGTGCCGCTCACTTGGGAAACCTTTGAGATCATCTTGCCCTATGCCGTGATCCTCGCCGCCATTGGCCTGATCGAAAGCTTGCTGACACTGAACCTTGTGGGTGATCTTACCGGCAAGCGCGGCGGCGCCAGCCAAGAGTGTATTGCCCAAGGTGTGGCCAACACGGTCACCGGTTTCTTCGGTGGCATGGGCGGCTGCGCGATGATCGGTCAGTCGATGATCAACGTGAAATCCGGTGGTCGCACCCGTGTTGCCGGGATCGCGGCGGCAGTGTTCTTGCTGCTTTTCATCCTCGTTGGTTCCTCGGTGATTGAACTTATCCCGCTTGCCGCCCTCGTTGGCGTGATGTTCATGGTGGTGATCGGCACCTTCGCTTGGAACTCGCTCACCATCCTGCGGAAAGTGCCGCTGATCGATGCCTTCGTCATCATTCTGGTGACGGTGGTGACCGTGATGGAAGACCTCGCCGTGGCGGTGGTCGTCGGTGTGATCGTCTCGGCGCTGGCCTATGCCTGGAACAACGCACGGCGCATCCATGCAAGCACCCGTCAGTCGGTGCGCGAGGAAGGGGCCAAGGTCTATGAGATCCACGGGCCACTGTTCTTCGGCTCCTCCGATGGTTTTGCCGAGCTTTTCGATGTGGAAAACGACCCCGAGGTCGTGATCGTCGATTTCGCCGACAGCCGGGTGGTGGATCAATCCGCGCTACAGGCGATTGAGGCGATGGCTGCGAAATACGAGGCGGCGGGCAAGCGTCTGCAGTTGCGTCACCTGAGCCGCGATTGTCACCGGTTGCTGACCAAGGCGGGGCATCTGATGGTCGATAGCGATGACGACCCTGATTATGAACTGGCGGTTGATTACGACGTGCGCACCGGGGTTCTGGGCGGGCACTGA
- a CDS encoding FAD-binding oxidoreductase translates to MTLNPADTAFTDTLRAQLPDDVLRKPEQRYLEEPRGRYAGQGGVLALPRSTEEVATLIRAAHAARVPVVPYGGGTGLVGGQISGDGPAPLILSLERMNRIRAVLPEENVLVAEAGVILADVQTAAEEANRLYPLSLAAEGTARIGGTLSTNAGGTGVLRYGNARDLCLGLEAVLPDGQIWHGLTRLRKNNTGYDLRNLLIGAEGTLGVITAAALKLYARPARSGTALMVVESPAAALTLLSLARDHLGEMISAFELMHRRSFDFLNETLPNIRQPFAETPQWSVLIDIGTPGEIDTHAALETLFAAALDAGLVSDGVIAQNAQQAQDFWTIRETIPEANRLIGSVSSHDISVPLGAIPEFITRATKALNALGDFRINCFGHVGDGNLHYNVFPAKGKTRADYEDQRDDVKGLVHDLVHELGGSFSAEHGVGRVKVDDLERYGDPAKLAAMRAIKTALDPKGIMNPGAVLRG, encoded by the coding sequence ATGACACTGAACCCCGCCGACACAGCCTTCACCGATACCCTGCGCGCACAACTGCCCGACGACGTGCTGCGCAAGCCCGAACAGCGCTACCTCGAAGAACCCCGAGGCCGCTACGCCGGGCAGGGCGGTGTGCTGGCCCTGCCGCGCAGCACCGAAGAGGTCGCCACCCTGATCCGCGCCGCCCATGCCGCCCGCGTGCCGGTGGTGCCCTATGGTGGCGGTACCGGCCTTGTCGGCGGCCAGATCAGCGGCGATGGCCCAGCACCCCTGATCCTCTCCCTCGAACGCATGAACCGCATACGAGCCGTCCTGCCCGAAGAGAATGTGCTGGTCGCCGAAGCGGGCGTCATCCTCGCCGATGTCCAAACCGCCGCCGAAGAAGCAAACCGCCTCTACCCCTTGTCCCTCGCCGCCGAAGGGACGGCGCGCATCGGCGGCACACTCTCGACCAACGCAGGCGGCACCGGCGTGCTGCGCTACGGCAATGCCCGCGACCTTTGCCTCGGTCTCGAAGCCGTCCTGCCCGACGGCCAGATTTGGCACGGCCTCACGCGCCTACGCAAAAACAACACCGGCTACGACCTGCGCAACCTGCTGATCGGCGCCGAAGGCACGCTCGGCGTGATCACCGCCGCCGCCCTCAAACTCTACGCGCGCCCGGCCCGCAGTGGCACCGCGTTGATGGTCGTCGAAAGCCCAGCGGCGGCGCTGACGCTTCTCTCCCTCGCGCGGGACCACTTGGGCGAAATGATCAGCGCTTTCGAACTGATGCACCGCAGAAGTTTCGATTTCCTTAACGAAACCCTGCCCAACATCCGCCAACCCTTCGCCGAAACCCCGCAATGGAGCGTCTTGATCGACATCGGCACCCCCGGAGAGATCGATACCCACGCCGCGCTAGAGACACTCTTCGCCGCCGCCCTCGACGCAGGGCTCGTCTCGGACGGTGTCATCGCCCAAAACGCCCAGCAGGCCCAAGATTTCTGGACGATCCGCGAAACCATCCCAGAGGCCAACCGCCTGATCGGCTCGGTCTCCAGCCACGACATCTCGGTACCGCTCGGCGCAATCCCCGAATTCATCACCCGCGCCACCAAAGCGCTGAACGCCCTCGGCGATTTCCGCATCAACTGCTTCGGCCATGTCGGAGACGGCAACCTGCATTACAACGTCTTCCCCGCAAAGGGCAAAACCCGCGCCGATTACGAAGATCAACGCGATGATGTGAAAGGTCTGGTCCACGATCTCGTCCATGAACTCGGCGGGTCATTCAGCGCGGAACATGGCGTGGGCCGCGTCAAGGTCGATGACCTCGAACGCTACGGCGACCCCGCCAAGCTCGCCGCCATGCGGGCGATCAAAACGGCCCTCGACCCCAAGGGCATCATGAACCCCGGTGCCGTCCTACGCGGTTAA
- the thrC gene encoding threonine synthase: MRYISTRGTAPVLSFEEAMLTGLARDGGLYVPETIPTLTPEQINAMQGQSYEEVAFTVMRPFIGDTFTDDEFRAIIARAYEGFGHTARAPLVQLAPNHFLLELFHGPTLAFKDFAMQLIGQMFQAALGRKGERVTIVGATSGDTGSAAIEAFKGLDNVDVFILYPHGRVSDVQRRQMTTPAESNVHALAIDGDFDDCQARLKDMFNDFDFRDSVRLAGVNSINWGRVLAQVVYYFTAATSLGAPGREISFTVPTGNFGDIFAGYIAKRMGLPIADLVVATNQNDILHRCLSGQGYHKGGVTPSISPSMDIQVSSNFERALFDAYDRDAGAVAQLMDELGQGGFDVSQGAMQALQDTYRSGRASEEETSATITDRRRTTGELLCPHSAVGVKVADELRDPATPMVTLATAHPAKFPDAVEAATGIRPPLPPRMADLFDREERFTRLPNDLDALKAHIKGNLPA; the protein is encoded by the coding sequence ATGCGCTATATCTCTACCCGTGGCACCGCCCCTGTCCTGTCCTTCGAAGAAGCGATGCTGACCGGCCTTGCCCGTGACGGCGGGCTCTATGTGCCCGAAACCATCCCGACGCTTACGCCTGAGCAAATCAACGCCATGCAGGGCCAAAGCTACGAAGAGGTCGCCTTTACGGTTATGCGCCCCTTCATCGGCGACACGTTTACCGACGACGAATTCCGCGCCATCATCGCCCGCGCCTACGAGGGTTTCGGCCACACCGCCCGCGCACCCCTGGTGCAACTGGCTCCGAACCACTTCCTGCTGGAACTCTTCCACGGCCCGACATTGGCGTTCAAAGACTTCGCCATGCAGTTGATCGGCCAGATGTTTCAGGCCGCTCTGGGTCGCAAGGGCGAGCGGGTGACCATCGTCGGCGCGACCTCGGGCGACACCGGCTCGGCCGCGATCGAAGCCTTCAAGGGGCTTGATAACGTCGATGTTTTCATCCTCTACCCGCATGGTCGGGTGTCTGACGTGCAGCGCCGCCAGATGACCACGCCAGCGGAGTCCAACGTCCACGCGCTGGCCATCGATGGCGATTTCGACGACTGCCAAGCGCGCCTGAAAGACATGTTCAACGATTTTGACTTCCGCGATTCCGTGCGGCTGGCAGGGGTGAACTCGATCAACTGGGGCAGGGTGCTGGCGCAGGTGGTTTACTACTTCACAGCCGCTACCAGCCTCGGCGCACCGGGCCGCGAAATCAGCTTCACCGTGCCCACCGGCAACTTCGGTGACATCTTTGCTGGCTACATCGCCAAACGCATGGGCCTGCCCATTGCCGATCTGGTCGTCGCCACCAACCAAAACGACATCCTGCACCGCTGTCTCTCAGGCCAAGGCTACCACAAAGGCGGCGTAACCCCGTCAATCAGCCCCTCGATGGACATCCAGGTCTCGTCCAATTTCGAACGCGCCCTTTTTGATGCATACGACCGCGACGCCGGTGCCGTGGCGCAACTGATGGACGAATTGGGGCAGGGCGGTTTCGATGTCTCCCAAGGCGCCATGCAGGCGCTGCAAGACACCTACCGCTCGGGCCGCGCCTCGGAAGAAGAAACCAGTGCCACCATCACCGACCGCCGCCGCACCACGGGCGAGCTGCTCTGCCCACATTCCGCCGTTGGCGTGAAAGTCGCAGATGAGCTGCGCGATCCGGCCACCCCGATGGTCACGCTGGCCACCGCGCATCCGGCCAAATTCCCCGACGCGGTGGAAGCCGCCACCGGCATTCGCCCGCCCCTGCCGCCGCGCATGGCGGACCTTTTCGACCGGGAAGAACGTTTCACCCGGCTGCCCAATGACCTCGACGCGCTGAAAGCGCATATCAAAGGAAACCTCCCCGCGTGA
- a CDS encoding S-methyl-5'-thioadenosine phosphorylase yields the protein MTDTKIAVIGGSGIYDIDGLQDADWVTVETPWGAPSDQVLTGTLNGVAMVFLPRHGRGHVHTPTSVPYRANIDALKRLGCTDVISVSACGSFREEMAPGDFVVVDQFIDRTMAREKSFFGPGCVAHVSVAHPTCPRLSDACETAARDAGINVHRGGTYLAMEGPQFSTLAESKMYRESWGADVIGMTNMPEAKLAREAELCYASVAMITDYDSWHPDHGEVDVTQIIATLMGNADKGRAMVSRLPALLGAERAPCPHGCDRALEFAILTQPDARDPELLAKLDAVAGRML from the coding sequence ATGACAGATACGAAAATCGCCGTGATCGGCGGCTCCGGCATTTACGACATCGACGGGCTTCAGGATGCCGATTGGGTCACGGTTGAGACTCCTTGGGGCGCGCCGTCGGATCAGGTGCTGACCGGAACGCTGAACGGGGTCGCCATGGTCTTTCTGCCGCGCCATGGCCGGGGGCATGTGCATACGCCGACCTCTGTCCCCTACCGCGCGAATATCGACGCGCTCAAGCGATTGGGCTGTACGGATGTGATCAGCGTTTCCGCCTGCGGGTCGTTCCGCGAGGAGATGGCACCGGGGGATTTCGTGGTCGTCGATCAGTTCATCGACCGCACCATGGCCCGCGAGAAAAGCTTTTTCGGCCCCGGCTGCGTGGCCCATGTCTCTGTCGCCCATCCCACCTGCCCGCGGTTAAGCGACGCCTGCGAGACCGCCGCGCGGGACGCGGGCATTAACGTGCACCGTGGCGGCACCTATCTGGCAATGGAGGGGCCGCAGTTCTCGACATTGGCGGAATCGAAAATGTACCGCGAAAGCTGGGGCGCGGATGTGATCGGCATGACCAATATGCCCGAGGCGAAATTGGCCCGCGAGGCAGAGCTTTGCTATGCCTCTGTCGCAATGATCACCGACTATGACAGCTGGCATCCGGATCACGGTGAGGTGGATGTAACGCAGATCATCGCCACCTTGATGGGCAATGCCGACAAGGGCCGCGCCATGGTCTCGCGCCTGCCCGCGCTTTTGGGTGCCGAGCGCGCGCCCTGCCCGCATGGCTGTGACCGGGCGCTGGAGTTTGCGATCCTGACCCAGCCGGATGCGCGCGATCCTGAGTTGCTGGCCAAGCTGGATGCGGTGGCGGGGCGGATGCTTTGA
- a CDS encoding SURF1 family protein encodes MRRSLFFIIVGLGGAAILVALGAWQVQRLAWKEAIIADINARITAAPVALPRDPDPQADAYLPVTVSGEIGAEALHVLVSQKQKGAGYRVIAPMTLEDSRRILVDLGFTATANKDAIAPAGSATLTGNLQWPQEVDSFTPEADTESNIWFARDVEVMADTLNTEPLLVVVRDGSGPDPKITPLPVDTARIPNDHLQYAITWFSLAAIWLAMTVLFLRRRRAPATPKVD; translated from the coding sequence ATGCGGCGCAGCCTGTTCTTCATCATCGTCGGCCTTGGCGGGGCAGCCATCCTCGTCGCACTCGGGGCCTGGCAGGTGCAGCGGCTGGCATGGAAAGAGGCGATCATCGCCGATATCAACGCCCGGATCACCGCCGCTCCGGTGGCCTTGCCCCGCGATCCTGACCCACAAGCCGACGCCTATCTGCCCGTCACGGTCAGCGGAGAGATCGGGGCCGAGGCGCTGCATGTGCTGGTCAGCCAGAAGCAGAAAGGCGCAGGCTACCGTGTCATCGCGCCCATGACCTTGGAGGATAGCCGCCGCATCCTCGTCGACCTCGGCTTTACCGCCACAGCGAACAAAGACGCCATCGCCCCCGCGGGCAGCGCCACCCTGACCGGCAACTTGCAATGGCCCCAAGAGGTCGACAGTTTCACGCCCGAAGCCGACACCGAAAGCAACATCTGGTTCGCCCGGGATGTGGAGGTCATGGCTGACACGCTCAACACCGAGCCGCTCCTCGTCGTGGTCCGCGACGGCAGCGGGCCGGACCCCAAGATCACGCCGCTGCCCGTGGATACCGCCCGTATCCCCAACGATCACTTGCAATATGCGATCACCTGGTTTTCCCTCGCCGCCATCTGGCTGGCGATGACCGTTCTTTTCCTGCGCCGCCGCCGCGCCCCTGCAACGCCGAAAGTCGACTGA
- a CDS encoding GNAT family N-acetyltransferase, which produces MLLGRRKLRIETERLTLRPPIHADFRAWSALRRASNDYLRPWEPTWAEDHLTRKAFTNRVYWAQRSVSSGNAMPLFLIRRSDQNLVGAITLDNIRRGPAQSGTLGYWTGEPFARQGYMREAIEATVHQAFTRLDLSRIEAACLPENQASRGLLEKAGFKYEGVAQSYLQIDGRWRTHVLYASLRKDRRGRTDVG; this is translated from the coding sequence ATGCTGCTGGGGCGACGCAAACTGCGGATCGAAACGGAACGGCTGACCCTGCGTCCGCCGATCCATGCCGATTTCCGCGCCTGGTCCGCCCTGCGCCGCGCCAGCAACGACTACCTGCGCCCGTGGGAGCCGACATGGGCCGAGGATCACCTCACCCGCAAGGCTTTCACCAACCGCGTCTACTGGGCGCAGCGCTCGGTGTCTTCGGGCAACGCCATGCCACTCTTCCTGATCCGCCGCAGCGATCAAAACCTCGTCGGCGCCATCACGCTCGACAACATCCGCCGCGGCCCCGCGCAATCCGGCACGCTCGGCTATTGGACGGGCGAACCCTTCGCCCGCCAAGGCTACATGCGCGAGGCGATAGAGGCGACGGTGCATCAGGCCTTCACCCGGCTAGATCTGTCCCGCATCGAGGCCGCCTGCCTGCCGGAAAACCAAGCCTCCCGCGGCCTGCTCGAAAAGGCGGGCTTTAAATATGAGGGCGTCGCGCAAAGCTATTTGCAAATCGATGGCCGCTGGCGGACCCATGTGCTCTATGCCTCCCTCCGTAAAGATCGGCGCGGCCGCACGGATGTCGGCTAG
- a CDS encoding GNAT family N-acetyltransferase — translation MTPEGPADHWEVEALYDTCFAPGREALSSYRLRDGVPPVAGLSHVARDSAGILAGAIRYWPVRIGAANALLLGPVAVHPTRQGEGLGAGLIETSLEQAAPLGWERVMLVGDAPYYNRFGFTLLQDVEMPPPTNPARILGRALAEGAWAGVTGKVRRWHD, via the coding sequence ATGACCCCGGAGGGGCCCGCCGACCATTGGGAGGTCGAAGCGCTTTACGACACCTGTTTCGCGCCGGGGCGCGAGGCGCTGTCGTCTTACCGGCTACGCGACGGCGTGCCGCCTGTGGCGGGGCTGAGCCATGTGGCGCGCGACAGTGCGGGCATTCTGGCGGGCGCGATCCGCTATTGGCCCGTGCGCATCGGCGCGGCGAACGCACTGTTGCTTGGCCCGGTGGCTGTGCACCCGACAAGGCAAGGCGAAGGGCTGGGCGCGGGGCTGATCGAAACCTCACTAGAGCAAGCGGCCCCGCTGGGGTGGGAACGTGTGATGCTGGTGGGCGACGCGCCTTATTACAACCGCTTCGGCTTTACCCTGCTGCAAGACGTAGAGATGCCCCCGCCCACGAACCCCGCGCGCATCTTGGGCCGCGCCTTGGCCGAGGGGGCTTGGGCCGGGGTCACCGGCAAGGTTCGCCGCTGGCACGATTGA
- a CDS encoding adenine phosphoribosyltransferase: MKQVQDYIRTIVDFPHEGIMFRDVTTLFADPRGFRMAIDQMLHPYAGINIDKVVGLEARGFILGGAIAHQLSVGFVPIRKKGKLPGTVISQEYKLEYGEAIVELHDDAIKPGEKVLVVDDLLATGGTAEAGIKLIERLGGEIVSCAFIIDLPELGGRKRLEALGKEVHALCAFDGL; this comes from the coding sequence ATGAAACAGGTTCAGGATTATATTCGCACGATCGTAGATTTCCCCCATGAGGGAATCATGTTTCGTGACGTGACAACGCTTTTTGCCGATCCGCGCGGGTTTCGCATGGCGATCGACCAGATGCTGCATCCCTATGCGGGGATCAACATCGACAAGGTGGTCGGGTTGGAAGCGCGCGGTTTCATCCTTGGCGGGGCGATTGCGCATCAATTGAGCGTGGGTTTTGTGCCGATCCGCAAGAAGGGCAAGCTGCCCGGCACGGTGATCAGTCAAGAATATAAGCTTGAATATGGCGAGGCCATTGTTGAGCTGCATGACGATGCGATCAAGCCGGGCGAGAAGGTTTTGGTTGTGGACGATCTGCTGGCCACGGGTGGTACGGCGGAGGCCGGGATCAAACTGATTGAGCGTTTGGGGGGTGAGATCGTCTCTTGCGCCTTTATCATTGATCTGCCCGAATTGGGCGGGCGCAAGCGTTTGGAAGCGCTTGGCAAAGAGGTCCATGCGCTTTGCGCTTTCGACGGGCTTTAA
- a CDS encoding cytochrome c oxidase subunit 3, whose protein sequence is MAHAKNHDYHILPPSTWPLLGSVGGFAMLAGAVLWMHGMTPFVFLGGLVATLYVMFAWWSEVVSESEVGDHTGVVRIGLRYGFILFIMSEVMFFVAWFWSFFKQALYPMYEYVGSEYVQPEIHAVDAFHLPLINTLVLLLSGCAVTWAHHALAHENNRKDLISGLTIAVILGVLFTALQAYEYYELLVHDDWTFGGDMYFSSFFMATGFHGFHVVIGTIFLFVCLLRAMRGHFTPERHVGFEAAAWYWHFVDVVWLFLFFAVYMWGQP, encoded by the coding sequence ATGGCCCATGCAAAAAACCACGACTACCATATTCTCCCCCCCTCGACCTGGCCGCTTTTGGGGTCGGTAGGCGGATTTGCCATGCTGGCGGGCGCCGTCCTGTGGATGCACGGAATGACGCCCTTCGTCTTCTTGGGCGGGCTGGTCGCCACACTTTACGTCATGTTCGCATGGTGGTCCGAAGTGGTCTCTGAAAGCGAAGTGGGCGATCACACCGGTGTGGTGCGGATCGGCCTGCGCTATGGCTTCATCCTGTTCATCATGTCCGAAGTCATGTTCTTCGTCGCGTGGTTCTGGTCCTTCTTCAAACAGGCCCTTTACCCGATGTATGAGTATGTCGGCTCAGAGTACGTCCAGCCCGAAATCCACGCGGTTGACGCCTTTCACCTGCCGCTGATCAACACGCTGGTGCTGCTGCTGTCGGGCTGTGCCGTGACATGGGCCCACCACGCGCTGGCGCATGAGAACAACCGCAAGGACCTGATCTCGGGCCTGACCATCGCCGTGATCCTCGGCGTGCTCTTCACCGCGTTGCAGGCTTACGAATACTACGAACTGCTGGTCCATGACGATTGGACCTTCGGCGGCGATATGTATTTCTCCAGCTTCTTCATGGCGACCGGCTTCCACGGCTTCCACGTTGTGATCGGCACGATCTTCCTCTTCGTCTGCCTGCTGCGCGCCATGCGCGGCCACTTCACCCCCGAACGCCACGTCGGCTTCGAGGCGGCGGCGTGGTACTGGCACTTCGTTGACGTGGTCTGGCTGTTCCTCTTCTTTGCCGTCTACATGTGGGGCCAGCCCTAA
- a CDS encoding M16 family metallopeptidase, which produces MSLQQTTLPNGFRIVTEHMEGLASSAIGVWVNAGARHETPQQNGIAHFLEHMAFKGTATRSSLQIAEAIEDVGGYINAYTSREVTAYYARVLENDVALGLDVIADILRNPVLDPSEVEVERGVILQEIGQALDTPDDVIFDWLQEQAYPDQPIGRTILGPSERVSAFSRDDLQRFIADHYGPEQMILSAAGAVDHDKIVKLAESLFGDMPSKKLYQIDSARFGGGEFRQVKQLEQAHFALGFESPGYRSDDIYIAQIYASALGGGMSSRLFQEIRENRGLCYTIFAQAGAYADTGMTTIYAGTSAEQLPELANITIDEMKRAASDMSPAEVARARAQMKAGLLMGLESPSNRAERLARLIQIWDRVPPLEETVAQIDAVTTGDVRDFAERMATQAPAALALYGPVDSAPTLDELHSRRAA; this is translated from the coding sequence GTGAGCCTCCAACAGACCACATTGCCCAACGGCTTCCGGATCGTCACCGAACATATGGAGGGGCTCGCCTCCTCCGCCATCGGCGTCTGGGTGAACGCAGGCGCACGACACGAAACGCCTCAACAAAACGGCATCGCGCATTTCCTTGAACACATGGCCTTCAAGGGCACCGCCACCCGTTCGTCGCTGCAAATCGCCGAAGCGATCGAAGACGTGGGCGGCTATATCAACGCCTATACCTCGCGCGAAGTCACCGCCTATTACGCCCGAGTGCTGGAAAACGACGTGGCGCTCGGCCTCGACGTGATCGCCGATATCCTGCGCAACCCGGTGCTGGACCCTTCTGAGGTTGAAGTCGAACGCGGCGTGATCCTGCAAGAGATCGGCCAAGCCCTCGACACGCCCGACGATGTGATCTTCGACTGGCTCCAAGAGCAGGCCTATCCAGATCAACCCATCGGCCGCACCATCCTCGGCCCGTCCGAACGAGTCTCGGCCTTCTCGCGCGACGATCTGCAACGCTTCATCGCGGACCACTACGGCCCCGAGCAGATGATCCTCTCGGCTGCCGGTGCCGTGGACCACGACAAGATCGTAAAACTGGCCGAAAGCCTCTTTGGCGACATGCCCTCGAAAAAGCTCTACCAGATCGACAGCGCCCGTTTCGGCGGGGGCGAGTTCCGGCAGGTCAAGCAGCTTGAGCAGGCCCATTTCGCCCTCGGCTTTGAAAGCCCCGGCTACCGCTCGGATGACATCTACATCGCCCAAATCTACGCCTCTGCCTTGGGCGGCGGCATGTCTTCGCGCCTGTTTCAAGAGATCCGCGAAAACCGCGGCCTCTGCTACACGATCTTTGCCCAAGCAGGCGCCTATGCCGACACCGGGATGACCACGATTTACGCCGGCACCAGCGCCGAGCAATTGCCCGAACTGGCAAACATCACCATTGACGAGATGAAGCGCGCGGCCTCTGACATGTCCCCCGCCGAAGTCGCCCGCGCCCGCGCCCAGATGAAAGCCGGACTGCTCATGGGGCTGGAAAGCCCCTCGAACCGCGCCGAACGTCTGGCCCGCCTCATCCAAATCTGGGACCGCGTTCCGCCCCTCGAAGAGACCGTGGCCCAGATCGACGCCGTCACCACCGGCGATGTGCGCGATTTCGCCGAGCGCATGGCGACCCAAGCTCCGGCGGCGTTGGCCCTCTACGGCCCGGTCGACAGCGCACCAACGCTCGACGAGCTTCACAGCAGACGCGCCGCCTGA